Below is a genomic region from Peptococcaceae bacterium 1198_IL3148.
AAACAGAGGTAGATAATCAACCAGTTATCCAAGTAAAAACCACTACCATGGTGCACCGACAAAAGATAATAGCGGTATGGAGGGCCAAAGGTGGGGTGGGGGCTACATCTGTGGCCATGACCTTAGCTAGACAAATAAGCGAGAAAATGACTACTATATTGCTAGATTTAAACTTTGAAGAAGGTGGCAGTGATTTATTACACTACCTTGATATGCCCCGGTACCCGCAGATGAAATTGCCCGATAACATATGGGATCGGGTAGAAGAAGTACAAAATAACTTATACGTTATGCATCCAATTACCCATGTTGTAGGTCAGGAAAAGATTACACCACAAGATATACAGCAACTAATACTAAACGCTAGACAAGAATTTGATGCTATAGTTCTAGATCTTCCTAATGGCCAAGATGAATGTATCTTAGAAGCCGTTAAAAATGCAAACGCTTTGGCACTTGTAATGACTTCTGGCCGTCAAGAGGGTTTTAGGGCTGCAAAACTAGCAAGCATGTTTAATAGCAAGAAGCAAATTTTTGTTGCCAACGCTGGGCTTAAAGAAAAGCAGGTAAAAGAAGTGGTACCGGCTGAACAAATTATTGTGATACCTTACGATAAGAGTTTAGATGATAAACTTGAAAAACAAATCCCTGTTTCTGTAAAGTCACCCTTTTACCACGGGGTAAAGGGCATATATGAAACTATATTTGATGAAGAGTTTGACGAGGTGCCAGAGGGTAAATTCAAAGAGCTTATATATAACACTAAAGGAATCTTTAAACGTAGCAAGAAAAAATCTAGGCCAGTAATAAATCGTTTCAAGGATAGTTTTGGCGCGGTGGGAAGTTTAGCTGGAAGTATTTTTTATGCTGGTAGTTTGTTATTGGTTGTAGTTGCAGCTTTAATTACCATTGATAGTGTAACTGATATTAATATTCCATTTATAAATCTAATAACTTCAAAATTAAAGTAATATGAATAATAATTATTTAATGAATTGGGCTTTAATACCGCCCAATTCATTAAAATTACCTTAAAAAGTTTTTGTTTGCTCCTATGATATAATACGTAATTATCATATTATAGGAGGAAACAAAAATGGATAGCACTACATTAATATTGCATAAAACAGAAACAAATAGTACCTACATTAAAGAGTTTTTACTTTATCTTAAATCGGACAAAGGTTGTAGGCCAAAGACTATACATGTTTATGAACAGGATTTAAAGGAGTTTATAAATTATTTTATAAACCGGGAGATTTTAACTCTTAAAGAATCCGATATACGTAATTTTAAATATCACTTAGTAGATAGGAATTTAGCACCACGAACAGTTAACAGAAAAC
It encodes:
- a CDS encoding P-loop NTPase — translated: MNRHEIVQQVKEMSVFCDVEGIADALKITPQAVQDILDGKDIEIQETEVDNQPVIQVKTTTMVHRQKIIAVWRAKGGVGATSVAMTLARQISEKMTTILLDLNFEEGGSDLLHYLDMPRYPQMKLPDNIWDRVEEVQNNLYVMHPITHVVGQEKITPQDIQQLILNARQEFDAIVLDLPNGQDECILEAVKNANALALVMTSGRQEGFRAAKLASMFNSKKQIFVANAGLKEKQVKEVVPAEQIIVIPYDKSLDDKLEKQIPVSVKSPFYHGVKGIYETIFDEEFDEVPEGKFKELIYNTKGIFKRSKKKSRPVINRFKDSFGAVGSLAGSIFYAGSLLLVVVAALITIDSVTDINIPFINLITSKLK